The DNA segment GTGAAACTGTCTCTGTTTTCGACCGCTAGAGGGTCTTCAGTATAAGTTATTGAGGATTGATTTGCATCATCCCAAGTTGATTCAGACGGGGCAATGTCTTTCTCTGTGTCAACTAAAGCTGTAGTAGTAGCAGCTGCAATAATGGCGGCTTGTTCGGCCTCTCTTATTTGCCTTTCTCTGGCTTCTCTCAATTCCTCTTCTCTCTGTCTTTGTGCTTCTTCTCTCCGTCTTTGTGCTTCTTCTCTTTCCCTCTTTACTGCCTCCTCCTCTTGTCTCACTCTCTCCTGGAAAACAAAGTAAACACACCGACTGGTACGATTGAGCTAAATTCCATATGATGCACACTTGAGACACGTACGTAATGCATAACGAGTGACATTTCATTTTCTACTAATGGAAGCTCTTTGAGTTTGAAATGTAAACAACGTGCTGCACATATAAAGCACATGTTGTCAGTGCATTAGCCTCCAGGCACTATGAAGTGAAGTCACATGGTTCAACTGCAACTAGCATTAGCTGTAAGCAAACTTGGAGAAGGATATTCATTAATCGGTGTAAGTTCCAATTGCAAAATAAACAAGCGGCTCAGCTAAGCCGCTCAGCTAACCCACTCCAACTGAAGCAAAAAATATATGGTGACTTGGTTTAACTTCAATGGGTGGGTGACTGCAACAGACAGGTTACAGAGCATGCAACAGAAGTTAGCTAATTTGTAAGCAAACATGGCGAAGGTCCACTGGACTTGCCAAATAGAGTTATAAACAACATCAGGtgaggatataattattagggtTAGGGTGTGTGTTTCTAAGGAGTTGTTTATTGCATAACTAGAAACCATCTAAACACAATGAGAAACTAACAGGTTCAACTGCATTGGAAAAGCACTAGCAACACACCTTTATACAGGCGATGTACATGTTAGCTGCAGCTGTTACCCTTGTTTCTTACTATCATAATATTTACACAGGCTCATTGCTCATGAAGATTCATCGATTCCATTTTTCCTATTCCTATGGGTCACATTGCTACTTACACTAAAGGGCCAAAGCTGACATGTACCTCCTCATCTCCTATGTACACAAGCAATGCAAAGAGAAGCcctttttttctttttctaaGCACAGGCAATTACATGTGCAGTACCTAGCAGCTgttacactacatgtactacaggTGTATGCTTATTTCGATCAAACAACACAATCTCTCCATTCTTCTTGTGGGTAACATTGCTACACCTTCATTTTACACCAGGGGCCAAAGCTAATGAACTACTTCCTCACCTCTTCAGCGATGTTCTGGAGTAGCTCATTCTTCTCCTTCTCAAACTGAGACTTGAGTTTGTCTTTGAGCTCCATGGCACGGGGGAAAACTTGTTTGAGCAGCTTCTTTATTCTGGCCTTATCAGTGGGGGCTGCCTTTGAGTACTCAGGGTGCTTTGGTATCTTCTCTATGaacagactgtgtgtgtgagtgagaatgtatgtgtgtgtgtgtgtgtgtgtgtgtgtgtgtgtgtgtgtgtgtgtgtgtgtgagtgtgtgtgtgtgagtgtgtgtgtgtatgtgtgtgtgtgtgtgtgtgtgtgtgtgtgtgtgtgtgagtgtgtgtgtgtgggcagatGGGTGGGTGATGTGCTAGAACTATATAACTTTGGCCTAGTTTATCCACACTACTTACGTGGCAAATTTGTTATACAGTATAAACGCCCTGTCAAATTGCCCCTCAGAGTAGTACACTCTTGCCTGTGTGGAGAAACAGATGCAATAAATCATTCCGTATAAAGAAAATAGCATCTATGCATCTCTAAGAATCAACAGTAACCCTGGTAACTATCAGTACTGTGTAGTGACCTGTCTCTCCATCTCAGAGCCACTCCTGTAGTACCTCCTGATAGGAATGGCCACATCAATCTGTACAGAACTTCCATGGTCACTCAGCTTCTTGATCCTAGCAGTAGGGTCCAAAATAAGCTCCCTAGAGGCCTTAGCTTGCTTTGGCATAGCTCTAAATCTCCTAGAACCCTTAGAACTGTACTTGTTTCTAGTTGCTTAGCTTCTTAGTCGAGTCTGATCTTTCTTCTTGTACAGATCTAAGGTCAAAGTTGATGAATTCCAAAGCCACACCTATAGGCTATACTGTCATAATATGGGCGTGGTTGTTTACCCACAGAGCTAGGAAGGAGGAATCATCGAAGGAAGAACTTCAAAATGACGGACTCAAAGTCTCTCACAAGACAAGCCGGGAAGATAGTGTGCCTGTGTATAGCCTGGTACGCCTTCAGCAGTGCCAACAATGTCCTGGGGAAGCAGATCTTCAACGTGTTCCCCTACCCgatgactgtgtgtatggtgCAGTTGCTCACACTGAATGCATTCCTGGGACCAGCCCTGGCTGTACTGGACGTACAACCTGCCCCCCACTTCAATAGGAGGTTCTATCTAAGGAGAATGGTTCCTCTGGCGCTAGGGAAACTGTTTGCGACATTGTCGGCACATCTCAGTATACTCAAGGTGCCCGTCtcttatgcacacacaggtaGGTAGGTGTGTTGTATAGTGGTTACACGCAAGTTACAATCTACTTGTTGTTATGAGCAATTGGTGGTAATGTAAtgaaaaacataattatgggctaTTGAATTCAGTGACCATTGCGTGCATTGTGCACGtgcatgaacatttttgcCTGATTGTATGTTTGCGTACGGTGTGTGTCTTAAGTGGTGCAAATTGCATGGAATGGTAGCTGTAAGGTTTCTAGGAAGCTTTCCTCACTGCATATCTCTCCCTCCATGTTGTGATTCCCCACTCTCTTTACTTCCTCTCCTATTCATCGGATTACAGTCAAGGTGAGACATTGTGTATTGTTGATAGGCAACTTTTAATGTTTAGGCTATCATTAACACGCCCCCATTTGAGCTATACAATCAAGAGTTTGTGTTAACGAGCCCCCAGCTGAGCCTAGTACAAGAGTTTGTGTTAACGAGCCCCCCAGCTGAGCCTAGTACAGGAGCTTGTACATCAACAACACTCACCACcaagctctataattatgtggactACTTCCTTAATTATATTGTAATACGTACTTTCAGTACATTCATTACTTAATAAATGCGCTGCCTACACTGTTACTTGTGTTACTCCCTCCCCTCAGGCGATGCTCCCTTTCTTCACAGTGCTGCTCTCTGTGGTGATCATGAGGGAACACTACTCCATGAAGGTacatacaggtacatgtacatgttcccTCCTGAGGGTACATACACaatgtcactgtacatgtacatgtttccTCCtgagggtacatgtacaggcagTACGTCCCTTCTACAAGTGGTACAATTTCTAAAACAACATTATAATCTCCTAGGTAATTCTTATTACATGTGTGCTTTAGACCACTGATTCCTTTCGTGCCCAAATCTGCTGTCTTTAGAAGAAAACAAAGACGTGTGACCTCTCTAAAATATGCTTTCTGCTATCTACTATATCGCATGATATAATTTTCTGTCATTCCTACTTAAGGTGTACCTCTCACTGGTGCCGATAATATCAGGTGTGCTCATAGCCACAGCAACCGAGCTGAGTTTTGACCTGGTGGGCATGGTGGCTGCTCTCAGTGCAACCATCCTCACAGCACTACTGAACATATACTCCAAAAAGGTGAGTCTGTGTgtcaagtgtgtgtacagcttgAACTGCAGTCATACAAAAGTTGTGAAAGCTATAATTGTAACTTGCCCACATGTAAAATTTGCTTTAAGAGGCTTTTTCACTTTCCCTTACATTGTTATAAGTATGGGCCTGTCCATGATCAGCTAACGAATGTCTATTGTCGCTCTATGTAatttatacagtgcatgcgTGACACTCGTATCCACCACTTGAGGCTGCTGctagtgctgagtcagctctgTTGTGTATTCCTGTTCCCAGTGTGGCTGTACACGGATGTCTGGGACATCATCATCACCCTACACAAGGTCGGTAGTACAGTGAAAATCTAGATGTAGCATTTTACATATAATAATCCCCGTACAACAGTCATAACATAAAATAGTCACCACTACTTTAGTTTACTCCGTGTTTTAAATGTGTCAGAGGTCTTGCATAGATCTATAACCTTGCATCCTCCCCAACTCAATTTCTAAGCTAGCATCCTTTATCGTTATTGACTTTGACtttctctatatatatagatgtacAACACTCATTAACCACCCCCCCAACCACACCCCTCCAGGTGAGGCATCTTGGCTGGCTCGTGTTTGCTCTCCCAGTGGACGGTGTGCTCATGTTTGGCCAGAATATCATAGCCTTCAGTATGATCTCAGCTGTTACACCAGTTTCTTACTCAGTAGCCAACGCCACAAAGAGGATTGTCGTCATCTCTGTCTCTCTGCTACTCCTGAAGAACCCTGTAACGATTTGGAACGTCTGTGGAATGATGACGGCCATCGCTGGAGTGGCCCTCTATAATATGGTATGCATGCTTCAGTACCTTGTACGTATACGGAGTGGCCCTCTATAAACTTGTACTGTACTATTTACAAATGTGTGTAACATGCGGGGTAaaacgattgtgataattatttagcTGGCCGTGGTTGCTGCTGTGcccatgtataataattatggtccaCGCATAGTATACAGACGATACAAAGAGTGATAACATAAGTACTAGTAGCCAAGCTTACAGTTAACGCAAACTTTTCCAGAGAACGTATAATCGTGCAGTAAACGTAATGTAGCTACACtagtactatatacacattCAACTTCTCCCTTCAGGTCAAGATCACCAGTATGAATGAGAGTCCACCTGTGTTACCGGTGACTACCAAAGACAACGACCCCCTCCACCTCTCTGACATGCACGCTGGATCGGAGGCATACCACATAGACATTGACGCTAGTTACAGGTCTAGCCCCATGAAGATCATTTGAAGTCTATATTatatcatcattaatttttaagcTCAAATCACAGCATGCTCCAAATTTTTTCATGGTATTTATTATCCAATTCAACTTACAaagcagtatataattatatagatatgaacaaacagtcataattgaattaTTATTTAAAATTACGAGCACAGATATCAGTACACTCATTTTCTATTCTTTGGTTGAGCTCTTCTTGTGTCTCTCCTCTTCCAAAGCTCTTGTCCAGCACAGCTGCAACCTCCTCAGCACAGCCAGCCGTACGTCTCCAGAAGTCCATCTCATCTCTAGCTTCTTCATCCATCTTCTCCATACGTTCTTCAATCGTTTTCCCTGTCTCTTTAAGAAAAGGTTCTGGTACAGGACACACACAGTGGTCTCGGTTAGCTACCATCAGCTCTGGGTTCTGCTGTTGTCGACGTTTGTGCAGTTCATTACATACAAAGCATTGGAATCCATCGATAAAGTCCaatccatcatcatcatccacTGTCCATTCTCTGTGTCTGTAGTGCTCCAGCAAGCGTTGATTTGTTATTCCACTTCGTTTAAACTCCAAATACTCGTTGTATTTGTTATCGTCTGTGTCCAATTTGAGAAGAAACTCTGCTAGTTCTTTAGGTGAGGCGAAATCATCCGCTACAATAATAGAGTGATCAGTAGGTGCCCAATCTTTAATCGTGGGAGATCCATGGACTATTGGCACTGTTCCAGCATACAGTGGTCTCCAAAATTTCTCAGTGATGTAATCGTGGCATACAGCATTCTCGAATGATATAGCAAACTTGTATTTAGCAACCAAATCTATGACATCCTGGGCATTGAAAGTAAGCGAATCTGTTAAGTGTTCGGGTAAGTCTCTATTGTGTAGACATCGTCCATATGAGTCGACTTTGACATATTTCATTAGCTCTTGAATGTATGAGTCTCTATCTGATGGAGGGTTGCAGTCGGACTGCATATACATGACTAGTCCCAGGTCTCCAGTGCTCTTGTCTTTCGTCGGTACTCTCTGAGGTTGCGATAAattaatcaatgtgtgtaggTAGTGCAATACAATAGGATAGTTTGAATAACGGCTGTAAGTCGAGGTTAAGTTGAACAAACTAATTCCTTTCTCAGTCGCAAATACCCAGTTATTCTTCGGAGATTCTTCGTTTAATAGAGCCCACATGTGACGAGGCTTCCTGGGAAGCGGTAGATCACTCCAATGCAAGTCCGAACCATAGAACATAAATACGTCCACTTGAGTATTCGGATTAGATAATTCTGTTCTGCTTTTTGTTATAAGACACGATCCGAGGGAACATTCCCTGATTTTACGATCTTCCGGAATAAATGGAGTCCACCAAACGATTAAAGGGAGGTCTGTAGGTTCTTCAGCAGGCAAATAAATTGGGGGTTGGCGATGTGGAGAGTGAATTCCAAATAGTGGCTGATCATCTTCATAGTTTTCATGATCAGTGTCAGACAGCCTGTCACTCACAAAATCAAGTATGATCGTTGACAGCACTGAAAGTAGGATGACAATCACAGCTAGCTTCAGTAACCTCTTCATGAAGGAACCACATCTCATTCTTGGTGAGCATGTggaaggggggtggggctgcacACATTCTATTGAGCCGATTTTTCTCTATTTTAATAATGTGAACTTTTGCTACATtggtatacatacatgtacatgtatgcagcaCCTCTGGTACAGCACAGTGGCTACAGTCACTtattaataaaaaaaaatgtgttTTTAGCTAGCAGCAACAATGTCTCCAGGTTTTAATTGGACAGTTATTCACACTCCTCCTCGTACATGGAGGCAATGACCACTGGACAGGCCTTTTCCATCTTAATAGCGTACCACAGCACCCTGGTGGTCACTCCAGACTCCACCCACTCGCTAATTAACTCAGCATACTCAACAGCACTCAGACTCTTCGTACCAGTGATCGTGGTTCGATACGTCGTCCTTGTCGGGGATTTGTAACATGTGAAGTAGCCAGGTTGAATATTCCTCATGGGAATGTCATTTCCACTCTTTTGACTTTGTACTGCCTTGGTGATGGCAATGTGCATGATCTTGTACATCAAATTAACCGTTTCATCCTATAAGAAATGAAACACATTGTTCAATGATGAATTTAATGACCAGGTGACTTACAGTCCACTCCACACAATAGCGAGTTGGCCCGAACTTGAGTTGGATCATTGTATTGTCTGTATGAATGAGTAAAGTTTTTAATCTAATCTGGCTCAACAGGTTTACCGGCACAGAAGGGAGGGTCACATGACCAGGTGCCATTGGACTGACACACAGCTGAGGGGCATCCAGTGAGGTTGTAGCCTGTGGCACAGCTGTACACGACAGTGTCCATAAAGTGAGTGCCTTGAGATGTGTTCACATGACCATTAGCTGGAGCCTCAAGAACACCACAATCCATGGCTACACAGGGTGATACCAAACAGCAtaattaaggtgacatattttggcgggtattaatttctgctgtTTCTGCAAATCGAACTCGCAGATAATTGaaaaatgcaatgaatctcatttaAACCCACTTGCAAGTAATTAGAAACGCTATGAATTTCATAACTTGAGCAGAATTTAAAGAAATTGTACGACACCTTGGtaatagtatagtatatactGAGAAGATTATTGGAAAATCTATACATGTCCTTCTCCcttctgctcgcgagactaagCGGTACCATGACAACTCACGGTCACATGATGGTGCTGATGCTGACCAATCTCCACTGGCAGTACATGTACGACTAGCTGCTCCGTTTAATACGTAACCTTCATCACAACAAAACACAGCCACACTCGTGTAGGTTGTTCTCAACTCAGTGTTTTTAGGTTGTCCGTTCTCGGGAGGCTCCAGTGGACCACAATCAACaactatatattattattatgactgtgtgtatgcaGATCAAAATTTGTTGGTGCCTAGgacacctgtacatgtacatacgtagaCTATAGTCTGCAATAttttagctatagctataattacacCTGCACATCATTTTTGGGATTGATATACCCATCTTACTTTTACAAACTGGTTCTGAATGAGACCAATGACCATCTTCTTGGCACTCCCTTGAGCTTACTCCAACTAAATCGTACCCAACATAGCAAGTGTAGTTAGCTCTATCCATAAATTTTGTTCCAGACGATGTGTCCACTCGTCCATTAGTAAGATTAAGGAGGGGACCACAATCCACAGCTGTATACCGACATGTAAATACAACCTATAAATTGACACCACACAAAAGTATTTACGATTGCAAGTAGGGGCTTCCGGTCTCCATTGTCGGTCAGCATTGCATGTACGTCTCTCGGGTCCATTCAGACAATATCCACTATTACAGGAGTAGATAGCCTCACGTGTATAGGTAGTCCCCAAGGATGTGTTGACAGTTCCATTTTGAGGATTTATTAAAGGCCCACAATCaacggctataattatgtgcaggaATAGTATAGAGGTAGAGCAGTAGCCTAATACCCAGATGGATGCACCACATACTAGGGCAATCTCAAAGAGTGCTTATACGTAGATAAACTAAACTCACGATCACAGCTTGGCATTTCATCAGACCACTGCCCATCTTGTTGACACAATCGtgagaccaccccctccaagACAAAGCCGCTAGCACAACTGTAGGTGGCCACACTGCCACACTCAGTGTTGGGAGAGCTCTCAACAGTTCCATTCATGGGAGCAGTGAGCCGGCCACAGTCACTGAGAACTAAAGAAGATTCATCAAAATACTCAGTGAACTCTGCTATGTGAGCACATTAATACAGTGGAGCCGCTTCGTAATTGAGACATTATAGCAAGGGAGCAATGTTTTGgctgttacataattatacaaaggtggcccatatataatatatatgaGGTTGGTTTGGGGTGGCTGGAGGGGTTCAACTTTTTAACATCGTACGGTTATGACTGTACATCGGTTCCACTCAAAGATAATTACCACTTGATACAGATCACAACTACAGAGAGACAAGTTACCTCGGCAAGTAGGTGGATCAGGAACCCAGTCTCCATCTGCCCCACAAATACGTACTGAAACTCCGTTCATACGGAAACAGTTGTCACAGGTGTACTCGGCTTGGCTGTTGAAGAGTGTCCCTCTCGTTAAGCTTATTTGTCCATGTGAAGGAGCAAAGATCTGCCCACAATCCACAGCTGATCATGAATTAATCatacacaattatgtacatgaagcatttaactcttacGTTGACATGTAGGGGCTATACCACTCCATGTTCCATCATCCTGGCACCTCCTCACTGCTTCACCATTAAGAGTGTTTCCTGTGTGACAATCGTAAATGGCTTCGGTGCCTGGTGGTCTATCATCTCTGGTACCATCGTTGTACATAATAGTGATATCTGCCATATGCTTGTCTAAATCTCTGCAAAACACTGAAAGAATGGGATCGAATCATACCAATTTTTTTGAGGGAAACAAATTGCCATGCACTTACGAACCTCGACAATGTGGTGCTGATCCAGACCAGCTACCAGAGTTAGAGCACGTTCTAGTATTGTCTCCAACCAGAGGGAACCATTTTTTGCAAGTATGAGTAGCCACAGTAAGTGTTGAGTTGGAGTAGGATATTATCCCGTTGGTCAGAGTGAGAGATGGGCATACCACTGGATGTACATGCAGAGCAAACGTGCACAGTGATgtttcacatacatgtataacagaCTGGAGTACAAACTACTCACCCAAGTTGGCACAAAGTGTCATGTCTCCTCTCATAGTTGGCACAGTGCAACAGTAGGACCCGGTTAGATTTAGAAAGTTAATACTTTCGAATTCTCTACGAGCCAGTCTGATGAGTTGGGAAGCATTCCTCACAATGTAAAACTGCTGTCCAGCATTCGCTGAAGCATATTTGTTCAGTATCACACTCCCATTAGGATACGCCCAATGTCCCAGTCCTCCATTACCATTGTTGTCAGCTCTACTTCTACAGCAGGCAGTGAGGTCAGTGTGACACGTGAGAGGAGGTAGACCACCATTAGCATCCTCTCCGATAGCAGTGATGAGGATATTAGTGTTGTTGATGGTGATGGTAGTTGATCTCAAAGTCAGAAACACTGCCAGGAGAAATGTTATGTTCCCTTCATGATAGGTATACAGGACATACCACTTACCTGGTTGTGCATGTCCAATTGAAATGCAAATAGTTACagccaaaattaatgtaacgATACTGAAGGCCATCATTCACTTGTATATATCAACTCtttttttactgtgtatataatcTATGTAAATGTGGCACTCCCATATATATTAATTACATCATTGTAAACAGATGGGCAGTAATCTATAAATACTTACAGGTTTTAGTCCGCATTACTTGAATATTCAGCTGTTCTGCGCTTTGTAATCAGACACCATTTGAGCGAGCAGTGAAACATTCCAATTCAGATTCTCTAGTTTCAGACAGCCAGTCATGCACTCACACAATTACCGGTTACCAGGCTTATGGTATTAAGCTCAGGCTAAAACAGACACGTAATTGGTTGAACATCTCCTTAGTTATAGGTGTACTGTCATTAATTCACTCTCATCATTGTACATTAATTGAGGCAAGGACAACTGGACAAACCTTTTTGATCTTAATCACATACCACTGCATTCCCTGGTCGTCACTCTAGACTCCACCCCCAGCTCATACTCGACAGCACCTGCATGCAGACTCTCCGTACCAGTGATTGTGGTTCGATTGGTCTTCTCAGCAGCAGTGGAGCGATAGCAGCTGAAATAACCAGGCTGAATGTTCTCCTTAGGAATCACATGACCTTGAAGTCGAATCCCTTTGACAACTGGACAATTACATTGTCTTGTACATCAGTTCAACCATTCCTtcctgcaataattataactgactTTTACACAACATAATAAAACAAAAACTTACAGTCCAGCTAACACAGTGGGCCAAAATTCAGCTAAATtatctatgcatgtatatcaaataataatatacagtcatgtacatgcacattatatatatatatataatgcatATTTGGAATGCCGACCAGGGTACAGTGGTATGTGACATATATCTAGTACACAATAATGAAAAATACCGGCACAGTAATTAGATATCTATCTGTAGTACACATAATTAATGCATCATGGAATTATTTACTGGCACAGTGGGGTATGTGGATTACAGGACCAGTTACTGGCATTACGCACTAGAGCACCTATACAATGTAGTTGCTAAATTTGGCAGTTGAAAATTGTACCTAGATCTATAGAGATGTCATCACATTACCGGTAcgttaattattatatgtggGAAAGAGCATAATTGAGGTTATCTTCTTTCTGATTAAGGATTTGTGAGTAGCTCGAAATCGTGTTAGTTGAGCTAATGAAAGAAGTGACACTAACTGAACTCCATACTAGTTTTCCAAAGCTTATTCCAATATAGAGTGTGAATAGAAACCAATGAACGAAAAGAAAGCTGTCTCCAGAAGGAGAATCATTTAATTGGTCAACACCAAACTGAATAACattggctaaaaatacagcATTTGCAATCAACTGGGAGACAAGCAGAAAAATTCCAAGTACACAATTTACTATGTAGATAGACATAAAAAGACCTGCTTGGGAAGGATCATTCCAACTTTTATAGTTAACGTAATTGGTATAATAATAGCATTCACAATACCACCAATAACAACCACAGCCAAGAGTCCACACCACATAGTGCATATGCCACATCTCACAACTTTATACCTGCCATATCGAATGTCTGCCAAGTATCCGGCTAGAGGATAGAACAGCTCACAAATAGCAAATACAGCATATACACAACTAGCTATCACTTCATTGGTAATAACAGGCGAGTACCCGAGTAGTAGTTTCATGAAATAACTGAATAAGAAATATATTTCAGGATTCAGTATAAAGCCGTACACGAAATACATTAACACAATCCAAATAAGAATCATTATTGCAGCCTTTGACTTGATCAGCACAGTTTTCTTCTTACCATATTTCTGGTCATTGCTACTCAAGAGTGGTGTAGCTTCAATTGAATCTCTGCTGGCATTTGGTACAGGAGTTTCATGAAGGGAAGCTTGCCTTATAATTCCTTGCTTAAAGCTAGCCATTGCTCTTAGTGTAACCAGAAATGCCCACTTAGCAAATATCTAATCATAAGATCATGTGGTAAGACTGATAGAAGACTCTTAATTAACAATGAATTGGTAGACAATACAAGTATGTGGCAAGTCGTTTTTTtgctacatacacacacatcacacactctCACCTTCTCTCGATGACCCTCCATAGTTGCATGCCTCCAGAAATGAGGTTCCTTTCATTTAATAAATGGAGTGAGGACCATGAAACTTTTCCAGTAGATTCTATATACCAGAGGCCCCTGTGAATAAGTCCCTTTTAAAACAACTGGTCCACTGTTCTCCTGTTGTCGTGAAGACTGAGTGAAGCCTGCATGGCCCAATTTGtctattttctgaaaaaagTGTGGTCTATATTAGGAGggtataagtataattatatatattaagTGATCTTACTCAATACCCACCACCCAATACTACTATCATTCAAATTaggcatatatataattatactggtaaTTATATATTGAGTGTCAGTGAAATGGAGTATTGCGCACGCTAAGGTGAAAGGTTATTCCAGTAGCTCATTCCACTGATTCAAGAAACCCGGTATATTAAAGACTCTACCAC comes from the Halichondria panicea chromosome 4, odHalPani1.1, whole genome shotgun sequence genome and includes:
- the LOC135335379 gene encoding E-selectin-like isoform X3, translating into MRTKTLFLTLRSTTITINNTNILITAIGEDANGGLPPLTCHTDLTACCRSRADNNGNGGLGHWAYPNGSVILNKYASANAGQQFYIVRNASQLIRLARREFESINFLNLTGSYCCTVPTMRGDMTLCANLVVCPSLTLTNGIISYSNSTLTVATHTCKKWFPLVGDNTRTCSNSGSWSGSAPHCRVFCRDLDKHMADITIMYNDGTRDDRPPGTEAIYDCHTGNTLNGEAVRRCQDDGTWSGIAPTCQPVDCGQIFAPSHGQISLTRGTLFNSQAEYTCDNCFRMNGVSVRICGADGDWVPDPPTCRVLSDCGRLTAPMNGTVESSPNTECGSVATYSCASGFVLEGVVSRLCQQDGQWSDEMPSCDPVDCGPLINPQNGTVNTSLGTTYTREAIYSCNSGYCLNGPERRTCNADRQWRPEAPTCNPVDCGPLLNLTNGRVDTSSGTKFMDRANYTCYVGYDLVGVSSRECQEDGHWSHSEPVCKIVDCGPLEPPENGQPKNTELRTTYTSVAVFCCDEGYVLNGAASRTCTASGDWSASAPSCDPMDCGVLEAPANGHVNTSQGTHFMDTVVYSCATGYNLTGCPSAVCQSNGTWSCDPPFCADNTMIQLKFGPTRYCVEWTDETVNLMYKIMHIAITKAVQSQKSGNDIPMRNIQPGYFTCYKSPTRTTYRTTITGTKSLSAVEYAELISEWVESGVTTRVLWYAIKMEKACPVVIASMYEEECE
- the LOC135335379 gene encoding sushi, von Willebrand factor type A, EGF and pentraxin domain-containing protein 1-like isoform X1, with the protein product MMAFSIVTLILAVTICISIGHAQPGKWYVLYTYHEGNITFLLAVFLTLRSTTITINNTNILITAIGEDANGGLPPLTCHTDLTACCRSRADNNGNGGLGHWAYPNGSVILNKYASANAGQQFYIVRNASQLIRLARREFESINFLNLTGSYCCTVPTMRGDMTLCANLVVCPSLTLTNGIISYSNSTLTVATHTCKKWFPLVGDNTRTCSNSGSWSGSAPHCRVFCRDLDKHMADITIMYNDGTRDDRPPGTEAIYDCHTGNTLNGEAVRRCQDDGTWSGIAPTCQPVDCGQIFAPSHGQISLTRGTLFNSQAEYTCDNCFRMNGVSVRICGADGDWVPDPPTCRVLSDCGRLTAPMNGTVESSPNTECGSVATYSCASGFVLEGVVSRLCQQDGQWSDEMPSCDPVDCGPLINPQNGTVNTSLGTTYTREAIYSCNSGYCLNGPERRTCNADRQWRPEAPTCNPVDCGPLLNLTNGRVDTSSGTKFMDRANYTCYVGYDLVGVSSRECQEDGHWSHSEPVCKIVDCGPLEPPENGQPKNTELRTTYTSVAVFCCDEGYVLNGAASRTCTASGDWSASAPSCDPMDCGVLEAPANGHVNTSQGTHFMDTVVYSCATGYNLTGCPSAVCQSNGTWSCDPPFCADNTMIQLKFGPTRYCVEWTDETVNLMYKIMHIAITKAVQSQKSGNDIPMRNIQPGYFTCYKSPTRTTYRTTITGTKSLSAVEYAELISEWVESGVTTRVLWYAIKMEKACPVVIASMYEEECE
- the LOC135335379 gene encoding E-selectin-like isoform X2, which gives rise to MMAFSIVTLILAVTICISIGHAQPVFLTLRSTTITINNTNILITAIGEDANGGLPPLTCHTDLTACCRSRADNNGNGGLGHWAYPNGSVILNKYASANAGQQFYIVRNASQLIRLARREFESINFLNLTGSYCCTVPTMRGDMTLCANLVVCPSLTLTNGIISYSNSTLTVATHTCKKWFPLVGDNTRTCSNSGSWSGSAPHCRVFCRDLDKHMADITIMYNDGTRDDRPPGTEAIYDCHTGNTLNGEAVRRCQDDGTWSGIAPTCQPVDCGQIFAPSHGQISLTRGTLFNSQAEYTCDNCFRMNGVSVRICGADGDWVPDPPTCRVLSDCGRLTAPMNGTVESSPNTECGSVATYSCASGFVLEGVVSRLCQQDGQWSDEMPSCDPVDCGPLINPQNGTVNTSLGTTYTREAIYSCNSGYCLNGPERRTCNADRQWRPEAPTCNPVDCGPLLNLTNGRVDTSSGTKFMDRANYTCYVGYDLVGVSSRECQEDGHWSHSEPVCKIVDCGPLEPPENGQPKNTELRTTYTSVAVFCCDEGYVLNGAASRTCTASGDWSASAPSCDPMDCGVLEAPANGHVNTSQGTHFMDTVVYSCATGYNLTGCPSAVCQSNGTWSCDPPFCADNTMIQLKFGPTRYCVEWTDETVNLMYKIMHIAITKAVQSQKSGNDIPMRNIQPGYFTCYKSPTRTTYRTTITGTKSLSAVEYAELISEWVESGVTTRVLWYAIKMEKACPVVIASMYEEECE